The window ACATCACGACGACGAGCGGCAGAATGGTCGTCGACATCGGAGGTGGGACGACCGAGATCGCGGTTCTCGCGCTCTCCGGAGTCGTCGCGCTGCACTCGGTGAAAGTCGGCGGCGATTATCTCGACAATGCGATCATCACGCGGCTCCGTCACGACCGTTTTCATATCGGCGTGCTGACGGCCGAAGCGTTGAAAATCAAGCTAGGGTATGCCGGCCGGTCACCCGGGCGAGCGGCGATTCGCGTCAGCGGCTTCGATAGTTCGGCGGCGGCACCGCGCGCACGCGAAGTGAGTGAAGCATTGGTCGGCGAAGCGATGGCTGAAGGCATCGATCGCATCACCCGTGCAGTGTGGTCGGTTCTCGAGCAAACGCCGCCCGATCTCGCCGCGGATTTACTCGAAAACGGTATCACGCTGACGGGCGGAGGCGCGCAAATTACGGGACTCGCCGGCGAGCTCAGTTTGCGCACCAATGTCCCCACGATCGTCGCACCCGATCCACTCGAGTGCGTTGCGCGTGGAGCGGGTGAAGTGCTCGGAATTCCAACGTTGCTCGAGCGTCTCGGTCCGTCT of the Candidatus Baltobacteraceae bacterium genome contains:
- a CDS encoding rod shape-determining protein, which produces MSPELGIDLGTANTVIYERGSGILVSEPSVVAYDVMGATERVIAVGSAAKEMEGRAPSRIRVVHPLRGGTISDFQAAHVLIETMVNRASTARPKLMPRVVACVPGCATDIECKAVEEAAAAAGARATTFLPQAVAAALGAGLDITTTSGRMVVDIGGGTTEIAVLALSGVVALHSVKVGGDYLDNAIITRLRHDRFHIGVLTAEALKIKLGYAGRSPGRAAIRVSGFDSSAAAPRAREVSEALVGEAMAEGIDRITRAVWSVLEQTPPDLAADLLENGITLTGGGAQITGLAGELSLRTNVPTIVAPDPLECVARGAGEVLGIPTLLERLGPSADRLTRWYQSLRIGMRESYSP